The genomic segment GCAGTGAGCGGGAAGGCCGGCATCCAGTTCCTCAATTCGGTGATCATCGCCGCCGGCACGGCGACGCTGAGCGTGCTCGTGGGCATTTCGGCGGCCTATCCGCTCTCGCGCCTGCGCATTCCGGGGCGCAATGCGTTCCTGTGGACCCTGGTGCTGCTGCGCATGCTGCCTTCGGCCGGCGTGCTGGTGCCGCTCTACTTCGCCGCCCAGCGCTCGGGCCTGCTCAACCAGCTCGGCGTCATCATCGCGCTGACGGTCCTCAACCTGCCGTTCACGCTGCTGCTCCTCAAGAACTTCTTCGACACCGTACCCATCGAGCTCGAGGAAGCCGCCTACGTGGAGGGCGCCAACCTTTTCCAGATCCTGACCAAGGTCGTCCTGCCCATGTCGCGGGCCGGCATCGCGGTGGTCTGGTTCTTCAGCTTCACCGGCGCCTGGAACGAGTTCCTGCTGCCGCTGATCTTCTCGCGCGTCGAATCCGGCTTCCCCATGTCGGTGGGCCTTTACGCCGCGTTCGGCCAGCAGGGCGCCGTGCAATACGGGTTCCTGGCGGCCTTCTCCATCATCTACGCCGCCCCCGCGGTCGGCGTTTATTTCCTGTTGCGGCGGAACATGAACACAGGTTTCGCCGGCGTTGGTGTGAAGGGATAAATCCAAATGAACGCGCTGGCCGGAAAGCTCGGGCTTCTCGACGACGACATCAAGCAGGAGAACAAGCTCCTGCGCCTCGCCGAGGACCTGCGCACCAAGATCCTCACCCCCATCCAGGGTGACTTCCAGTGGCATTACAGCGAGGCGGACCTGAGCGCGGACGAGGCCCTGAGCGCCGATTGGCGCAAATGGGCCTCGTTCGGCCCGCGCTCGGTCTGGTCCAAGAAGCAGGGCCACACCTGGTTCGCCGCCGAGGTCGTGGTGCCCGAAGCTGCGAAGGGCAAGGTGCTCGTCCTCAAGTTCACCTCGCAATGGCAGGACCGCCCCGGCACCACCGACCCGCAATGCCTGGCCTATCTCGATGGCCACATCGCCCAGGCGATCGATGGCAACCACACCGAGCTGGTCGTCGCCCGCAACGCCAGGCCGGGCAGCAAGCGCACGCTTTTGGTCAACGCCTTCACCTTCTTCGATCGCCCGCTCGTCGGGTTCAAGGTCGAGTTCATGGTGCGCAACGAGCGCGCCGAAAAGCTCTACTACGACATCATGACCCCGCTCGAGGTCGCCACGCGCCTGCCGCAGAATGACGGGCGCCGCCACGCGGTGTTCAACCTCGTGGACGAAGCCCTGCGCGCCCTCGACCGCCGCGACGGCGTCACCCCCGAATTCGAGGCCTCGCTCGGCGCCGCCGAAAAGATCGCCGCCCGCATCTACAAGCTCGTCGATACCGAAACCCAGCCGACCGTCTCGGCGGTGGGTCACACCCATCTGGACGTGGGCTGGCTCTGGCGCGTCATGCACACCCGCGACAAGACCGGGCGTTCCTTCGCCACCGTCCTCGCGCTCATGGAGGAATTCCCCGACTTCGTCTTCATGTACAACCAGTCGGTGCTCTTCGATTTTCTCAAGAGCGACTATCCCGAGCTCTGGAGGCGCCTAAAGGAGCGTGTGAAGGGCAAGCAGTTCGAGATCGAAGGCGCCATGTGGGTGGAGCCGGACGTCAACATCGTCTCGGGCGAAAGCCTCGTGCGCCAGATCATGCGCGGCCGCCGCTTCCACCAGGAAGAGTTCGGCGTCACCCCCAAGGTGGTCTGGCTGCCCGACACCTTCGGCTATTCCGCCAACCTGCCGCAGGTGATGGAAAAGTCCGGGCTCAAATATTTCGTCACCTCAAAGCTCTCCTGGAACGACACCGACCGGCACCCCTACGACACCTTCTTCTGGAAGGGCATCGACGGCACAGTCACCAAGGCCCAGCTCATCACCGCGCAGCGCTTCGAGAGCGAAGCCATTTTCACAACCTATAATTCCGACCTCTCGGTCAGCGAAGTGATGGGCGCCTGGAAGCGCTACGAGCCCAAGGCCGTCAACGACGAGGTCCTGGTCTGCTACGGCTATGGCGATGGCGGCGGCGGACCGACCCGCGCCATGATCCAGCGCGGCGAGCGCCTGGCCCGAGGGATACCGGGCGCGCCCAAGGTCAAGCTCGAGGGCATCGTTCCCTTCCTCGATCGGCTCGGCAAGCGCATGGAGGCCGAGGCCGCCCGTTTCCCGGTATGGAACGGCGAACTCTATCTCGAATACCACCGCGGCACCCTGACCTCCGTTGCCCGCAACAAGGCCAACAACCGAAACGCCGAGCGGGCGCTGCGCGAACTCGAATACCTCTCGGCCCTCGCCGCCGCGACGGAAGGCGCCAAATACCCCAGGGACGACATCAACGCCTTCTGGGAGACCATCCTCATCAACCAGTTCCACGACATCCTGCCGGGCACCTCGATCCCCGAGGTCTACGTGGATTCGGACGCCGAATATGCCGGGCTCTTCTCGACGCTCGCTTCGGCCAACGGTCCCTGGCAGACCGCCGCGCGCACCATCGCCAAACCAGCGGCGGGTGAGATCAAGCTCTTCAACTTCACCGGTCACGACCGCGCCAATGCGCTGGTCTCGCTCGATGGCGGCGACCTCGCCAGCGCGGCCCTGTCCTCGGATGGCCAGGTCGCCCCGTTCCAGCAACTGACCGCCGCCAACGGCGAAACCAGCTTCGCCGCCCCGGTCGCCAACGTGCCTTCGCTCGGCTGGTCCACCGCATTGCTCGTCGACGGCCCTGGCCCCAAGCTGCGCACCAGCCTCAAGGTCTCGCCCACAAAGCTCGAAAACGACCTCATAAAGGTCACCTTCGACAAGTCGGGCGAAATCACCTCGGTCATCGACAAGGCCTCCGAGCGCGAGCTCATCAAGGCCGGCGAGAAGGCCAACCGCCTCGTTGCCTATGAAGACAAGCCGATGAACTGGGACGCCTGGGACATCGACCGCTATTTCGAAGAGCAGTTCTGGCCGCTCGCCGACGCCAAGGCCAGGATCGAAGTCGTCGAAACCGGCCCCTATCGCGCCGCCATCCGCATCGAGCGCCCCTACCACAATTCCAAAATCGTGCAGGTCGTCTCGCTGGAGGAGGGCGCCCGCCAGGTCACGTTCGATACCTTCATCGATTGGCAGGAGCGCCAGCAGGTCTTGAAGGCCCTGTTCCCCTTCGATCTCAACGCCTCGGAAATCCGCTCGGAAATCCAGTTCGGCCACGTCAAGCGCGCCACCCACCGCAATACCAGCTGGGACCGCGCCCGCTTCGAGGCCTCCATGCATCGCTGGGTCGACATCTCGGAAGCCGATTTCGGCGCCGCGCTTATCAACGACGCCAAATACGCCTATGACGCGCTCGAACAACTCGTCCGCATCACCCTCGTGCGCGGCTCGACCTTCCCCTCGCCCGAAGCGGACCTCGGCGAGCACCACTTCCGCTACGCACTCTTCGTTCACGAAGGCGTCTCGGACCTTGAACAGGTCCAGGTCGCCGCCGAGCGCTTCAACAATCCCGTCGCCGTCATCGGGGATACCACGCGGCGCGCCGAACCGGCCGGCACCGGGCCATCGTTCTCCTTTGCCAGCGTGGACACCGATTCCGTCACCCTCGAAACCGTCAAGCAGGCCGAGAACGGAGATGGGCTGATCCTGCGCGTCTTCGAGCACGCCAACCGCCGCGCCAGGCCGACCATCGGCTTCGGCCTGCCGGTGAAATCGGTGGAACTGGTCAACCTCATGGAAGAGGGCGGCGAGAAGATCGCGGTC from the Youhaiella tibetensis genome contains:
- a CDS encoding carbohydrate ABC transporter permease produces the protein METNPAHSRLTSLALAFMAIIWVSPFSWLILNAFNPASTGRLEIPQSIGLDNFALAVSGKAGIQFLNSVIIAAGTATLSVLVGISAAYPLSRLRIPGRNAFLWTLVLLRMLPSAGVLVPLYFAAQRSGLLNQLGVIIALTVLNLPFTLLLLKNFFDTVPIELEEAAYVEGANLFQILTKVVLPMSRAGIAVVWFFSFTGAWNEFLLPLIFSRVESGFPMSVGLYAAFGQQGAVQYGFLAAFSIIYAAPAVGVYFLLRRNMNTGFAGVGVKG
- a CDS encoding alpha-mannosidase, which translates into the protein MNALAGKLGLLDDDIKQENKLLRLAEDLRTKILTPIQGDFQWHYSEADLSADEALSADWRKWASFGPRSVWSKKQGHTWFAAEVVVPEAAKGKVLVLKFTSQWQDRPGTTDPQCLAYLDGHIAQAIDGNHTELVVARNARPGSKRTLLVNAFTFFDRPLVGFKVEFMVRNERAEKLYYDIMTPLEVATRLPQNDGRRHAVFNLVDEALRALDRRDGVTPEFEASLGAAEKIAARIYKLVDTETQPTVSAVGHTHLDVGWLWRVMHTRDKTGRSFATVLALMEEFPDFVFMYNQSVLFDFLKSDYPELWRRLKERVKGKQFEIEGAMWVEPDVNIVSGESLVRQIMRGRRFHQEEFGVTPKVVWLPDTFGYSANLPQVMEKSGLKYFVTSKLSWNDTDRHPYDTFFWKGIDGTVTKAQLITAQRFESEAIFTTYNSDLSVSEVMGAWKRYEPKAVNDEVLVCYGYGDGGGGPTRAMIQRGERLARGIPGAPKVKLEGIVPFLDRLGKRMEAEAARFPVWNGELYLEYHRGTLTSVARNKANNRNAERALRELEYLSALAAATEGAKYPRDDINAFWETILINQFHDILPGTSIPEVYVDSDAEYAGLFSTLASANGPWQTAARTIAKPAAGEIKLFNFTGHDRANALVSLDGGDLASAALSSDGQVAPFQQLTAANGETSFAAPVANVPSLGWSTALLVDGPGPKLRTSLKVSPTKLENDLIKVTFDKSGEITSVIDKASERELIKAGEKANRLVAYEDKPMNWDAWDIDRYFEEQFWPLADAKARIEVVETGPYRAAIRIERPYHNSKIVQVVSLEEGARQVTFDTFIDWQERQQVLKALFPFDLNASEIRSEIQFGHVKRATHRNTSWDRARFEASMHRWVDISEADFGAALINDAKYAYDALEQLVRITLVRGSTFPSPEADLGEHHFRYALFVHEGVSDLEQVQVAAERFNNPVAVIGDTTRRAEPAGTGPSFSFASVDTDSVTLETVKQAENGDGLILRVFEHANRRARPTIGFGLPVKSVELVNLMEEGGEKIAVKDGKVTLSLRPFEIATLRIRT